From a single Canis lupus baileyi chromosome 14, mCanLup2.hap1, whole genome shotgun sequence genomic region:
- the COMMD5 gene encoding COMM domain-containing protein 5, whose translation MSAVGAAAPYLHHPGDGYAGRLSFLGAQLPPQVAAMPRLLADLDRGTFRKLLKLVVSSLQGEDCREAVQRLGAAADLPEERLGALLAGTHTLLQQALRLPAASLKPDAFKDQLQELCVPQDLVTDLASVVFGSQRRLLNSAAGQRGAWLPRVAGLRWRVDVAISTSALARSLQPSVLMQLQLSDGSAYRFEVPAAKFQELRYSVALVLKEMADLEKKCELKLQD comes from the coding sequence ATGTCTGCCGTGGGCGCCGCAGCGCCCTACCTGCATCACCCCGGCGACGGGTACGCGGGCCGGCTGAGCTTCCTGGGGGCCCAGCTCCCCCCGCAAGTAGCTGCAATGCCGCGGCTCCTGGCCGACCTGGACAGAGGCACCTTCAGAAAGCTGTTGAAGTTGGTGGTGAGCAGTCTGCAGGGAGAGGACTGCCGGGAGGCCGTGCAGCGCCTCGGGGCGGCTGCAGACCTGCCAGAGGAACGGCTGGGTGCCCTCCTTGCGGGCACACATACGCTGCTCCAGCAGGCCCTCCGGCTGCCCGCCGCCAGCCTGAAGCCCGATGCCTTCAAGGACCAGCTCCAGGAGCTCTGCGTCCCCCAAGACCTGGTCACAGACTTGGCCAGCGTGGTGTTTGGGAGCCAGCGGCGGCTCCTCAACTCTGCGGCGGGGCAGCGGGGGGCCTGGCTGCCCCGTGTCGCCGGCTTGCGGTGGAGGGTGGATGTGGCCATCTCCACCAGTGCCCTGGCCCGCTCCCTGCAGCCGAGCGTCCTGATGCAGCTGCAGCTGTCGGATGGGTCAGCCTACCGCTTCGAGGTGCCCGCCGCCAAGTTCCAGGAGCTGCGGTACAGCGTGGCGCTGGTGCTGAAGGAGATGGCCGACCTGGAGAAGAAGTGTGAGCTCAAACTGCAGGACTGA